One segment of Macaca fascicularis isolate 582-1 chromosome 4, T2T-MFA8v1.1 DNA contains the following:
- the GPX6 gene encoding glutathione peroxidase 6 — translation MLHEGSLSVLKKSTNVGNYCLSYIVMVIFVTFQVDCNKGVTGTIYEYGALTLNGEEYIQFKQFAGKHVLFVNVATYUGLAAQYPELNALQEELKNFGVVVLAFPCNQFGKQEPGTNSEILLGLKYVRPGSGFVPNFQLFEKGDVNGEKEQKVFTFLKNSCPPTSDLLGSSSQLFWEPMKVHDIRWNFEKFLVGPDGVPVMRWFHRAPVSTVKSDILEYLKQFNAH, via the exons ATGTTACATGAAGGGTCTTTGAGTGTTTTGAAAAAGTCCACAAATGTTGGAAATTATTGTTTATCTTATATCGTTATGGTTATTTTTGTAACATTCCAGGTGGATTGCAACAAAGGAGTGACAGGCACCATCTATGAGTATGGAGCCCTCACCCTCAACGGTGAGGAGTACATCCAGTTCAAGCAGTTTGCAGGCAAGCACGTCCTGTTTGTCAATGTAGCCACCTATTGAGGCTTGGCAGCTCAGTATCCTG AACTGAATGCACTACAGGAGGAGCTGAAGAATTTTGGTGTCGTTGTGTTGGCCTTTCCCTGCAACCAGTTTGGAAAACAAGAACCAGGAACAAACTCAGAAATACTTCTTGGACTCAA GTATGTGCGTCCAGGTAGTGGCTTTGTCCCTAATTTCCAGCTCTTTGAGAAAGGGGATGTGAAtggagaaaaagaacagaaggTCTTTACTTTCCTGAAG AACTCCTGCCCTCCAACCTCTGATCTTTTGGGCTCATCAAGCCAGCTCTTCTGGGAGCCCATGAAAGTCCATGACATCCGCTGGAACTTTGAGAAATTTCTAGTGGGGCCCGATGGAGTCCCTGTCATGCGCTGGTTCCACCGGGCTCCAGTCAGCACAGTCAAATCAGACATCCTGGAGTACCTAAAGCAGTTCAATGCCCACTAG